The Pedobacter roseus genome contains a region encoding:
- a CDS encoding AraC family transcriptional regulator — translation MDAISDFPTLDISEFWPSQNAGNNLLYHEIIGKRHIEKPHKHDFFLFMLFEEGSGAHSIDFIDHQVTGKQLHLLFPEQIHKWDLLKNTHAHQLMISRKIFETLANALRFSLILYQNDPVINLSTEAYQNILQEFRQIKKELVKPVVFWEMIHTRIKLIALMVSQEAEIIFNQQTVYQTKPILFKYRSLIDSHYKTEKLVAFYANQLNISANYMNILCKKHFNVSATAMIHERVILEAKRALLTTEKPIKAIAFDLGFYDVAYFSKFFKKHTQITPHAFREK, via the coding sequence ATGGATGCGATTTCAGATTTCCCCACGCTCGATATCAGCGAATTTTGGCCCAGTCAGAATGCGGGGAATAATTTATTATATCATGAAATAATCGGGAAAAGGCATATTGAAAAACCGCACAAGCACGATTTTTTCCTTTTTATGTTATTTGAAGAGGGGAGTGGTGCTCACAGCATCGATTTTATAGACCATCAGGTTACCGGAAAACAATTACATCTCTTATTTCCGGAACAGATCCACAAATGGGACTTGTTGAAAAATACGCATGCACATCAATTGATGATCAGCAGGAAGATATTCGAAACCCTGGCTAATGCCTTGCGCTTTTCGTTGATTCTGTATCAAAATGATCCGGTTATAAATTTAAGTACTGAAGCTTATCAGAACATTTTGCAGGAGTTTCGGCAAATTAAAAAGGAGCTTGTAAAACCCGTTGTGTTTTGGGAAATGATCCACACCCGGATCAAACTGATAGCCCTCATGGTTAGCCAGGAAGCAGAAATAATTTTTAATCAGCAAACCGTTTATCAAACAAAACCGATACTGTTTAAATATCGGTCGCTGATTGATAGTCATTATAAAACAGAAAAACTGGTTGCATTTTATGCCAATCAGTTGAATATTTCGGCAAATTACATGAATATCCTTTGTAAAAAACATTTTAACGTATCTGCCACAGCCATGATCCACGAAAGAGTGATCCTAGAAGCTAAACGGGCTTTATTAACGACCGAAAAACCTATTAAAGCAATAGCCTTCGATCTTGGCTTTTATGATGTCGCTTATTTTTCTAAATTCTTTAAAAAACACACACAAATTACGCCACACGCGTTTCGGGAGAAATGA
- a CDS encoding amidohydrolase — translation MNPQSISRKDFIKSSSILLASSCILSAEQTRAGENVVENFADKTLVLKNVRLETGFEYDGDDVIHTKTELFTVEIEKGKIKNVLPNQPKTKAIDAKGLLMLPAFRDMHIHLDKTYYGLPWQAHLKKNKSVKDMIAFEQQVIPELLKTSIPRTEKLIGLLQSYGTSFARSHVNIDPTSQLDSLKHLQLALANKNKSFGAELVAFPQHGIYYTKSADLLIEAAKMDIDFIGGLDPTSIDGSIEKHLDFVVQLALDNGKGIDIHLHESGESGMKTIEYLIGKVNENPVLKGKTYVSHAFALRYLDKNKAEEIAEKLGAAKVGIASTIPLSSSPMPIPTLYKYGVEVLAGNDCIVDHWNTFGTGSILQKANIAAQIYGYRTEFELSRILKLATGNILPLDDNGKRQWPVTGDQANVVLVDASCSAEAVSRVSAVKSLIHDGNLVF, via the coding sequence ATGAACCCACAATCAATCTCCAGAAAAGATTTTATAAAAAGCTCTTCTATTTTGCTGGCCAGTAGCTGCATCCTCTCAGCAGAACAGACCAGGGCAGGCGAAAATGTAGTAGAAAATTTTGCAGATAAAACCCTTGTCCTAAAAAATGTTAGGCTCGAAACCGGCTTTGAATATGATGGAGACGATGTAATCCATACCAAAACCGAACTTTTTACGGTAGAAATTGAAAAGGGTAAGATCAAAAATGTGCTGCCCAACCAGCCTAAAACAAAAGCGATTGACGCGAAAGGATTGTTGATGCTCCCCGCTTTTAGGGATATGCACATCCACCTGGATAAAACCTATTATGGTTTACCCTGGCAGGCGCACCTTAAGAAAAACAAGTCTGTTAAAGACATGATTGCTTTTGAGCAACAGGTAATCCCGGAATTGTTAAAAACCTCCATTCCGCGAACCGAAAAGCTGATCGGACTGCTTCAATCATACGGTACCAGTTTTGCAAGGTCGCATGTAAATATAGATCCTACTTCTCAACTCGATTCCTTAAAACATTTACAGCTAGCATTAGCAAATAAAAATAAATCTTTTGGAGCCGAATTGGTCGCTTTTCCTCAACATGGTATTTATTACACCAAATCAGCTGATTTATTAATAGAAGCCGCTAAAATGGACATTGATTTTATTGGTGGACTTGATCCGACTTCTATTGATGGAAGTATTGAAAAACATCTAGATTTTGTGGTGCAGCTGGCCCTGGATAATGGAAAAGGCATCGATATTCACCTTCATGAATCAGGTGAATCCGGAATGAAGACCATCGAATACCTGATTGGTAAAGTGAACGAAAATCCGGTTTTGAAGGGCAAAACCTATGTGAGTCATGCTTTTGCCTTACGCTATCTCGATAAAAACAAAGCTGAAGAAATTGCCGAAAAACTTGGTGCTGCAAAGGTGGGTATTGCGTCAACCATTCCACTTTCAAGTAGTCCGATGCCAATCCCAACGCTTTACAAATATGGTGTAGAGGTGCTTGCAGGTAACGATTGCATTGTAGACCATTGGAATACATTTGGTACAGGAAGCATTTTACAAAAAGCGAACATCGCTGCGCAGATTTATGGTTACCGTACCGAATTTGAACTTTCGAGAATATTAAAACTGGCTACGGGTAATATCCTTCCTTTGGATGATAATGGAAAGAGGCAATGGCCGGTAACGGGAGATCAGGCCAATGTTGTGCTGGTTGATGCGAGTTGTTCTGCTGAAGCGGTTTCGAGGGTCTCAGCAGTTAAATCACTCATCCACGATGGGAATCTGGTTTTTTAA
- a CDS encoding nuclear transport factor 2 family protein, with product MNYKFLLSILFTVFLINTSFAQKSPSIAPDSLYKAIVKADSLLFNAFNNCDTVTYRKFIKDDLEFYHDLGGLAVGANIEMLSIKEMCARGNHIRRELIKSSLEVHPLKGYGAVEIGIHRFYHTNKGQKEKISGTYKFVQVWQLKDGGWKLARVISYGHDEMHSD from the coding sequence ATGAATTACAAATTCCTTCTTTCTATCCTATTTACAGTCTTTTTAATAAATACAAGTTTTGCTCAGAAAAGTCCTTCAATCGCTCCCGATAGTCTTTATAAAGCAATTGTAAAAGCAGATAGCCTTCTGTTTAACGCTTTTAATAACTGCGATACGGTTACCTATAGAAAATTTATTAAAGATGATCTTGAATTTTACCATGATCTGGGCGGATTAGCTGTTGGTGCAAACATAGAAATGTTATCAATTAAGGAAATGTGTGCACGGGGGAATCACATCCGCAGGGAATTGATCAAAAGCAGTTTGGAAGTGCACCCTTTAAAAGGTTATGGCGCGGTCGAAATCGGGATTCACCGCTTTTACCATACCAACAAGGGGCAAAAAGAAAAAATAAGCGGAACCTATAAATTTGTGCAGGTTTGGCAGTTAAAAGATGGGGGTTGGAAATTAGCACGTGTAATCAGTTATGGCCATGATGAAATGCACAGCGACTAA
- a CDS encoding DUF4833 domain-containing protein: MHLIPPTFSIPTKSLLFIVLTFVLFAVQTRAQSKDPSPINFPIPKNVDHMLFYLQRDPNTNTLIYALNLKENGSLNADNPIQVYWIRYGEKGQKKDLGYIQSKFAYGIDVKTLGTDKYEFRFVSHKKLPFYLQRSSDKSYHVTVTINNRMIRVMRLFIRIQGGSFWLPNVKYAEVEGIDEATGKPIVERISVK, encoded by the coding sequence ATGCATTTAATACCACCTACATTTTCAATACCGACCAAAAGCCTGCTTTTTATCGTTTTAACATTTGTTCTCTTCGCAGTACAAACCCGTGCACAATCAAAAGATCCCTCCCCCATTAATTTTCCTATACCTAAAAATGTAGATCACATGCTGTTTTACCTTCAGCGCGATCCGAATACGAATACGCTTATTTATGCGCTAAATCTGAAAGAAAATGGCAGCCTCAATGCTGATAATCCCATTCAGGTATATTGGATCCGCTATGGAGAAAAGGGGCAAAAGAAAGATCTTGGCTATATTCAAAGCAAATTTGCCTATGGAATTGATGTGAAAACCTTAGGAACAGATAAATATGAATTTCGATTTGTATCGCACAAAAAACTGCCTTTTTATTTACAGCGCTCCAGTGATAAAAGCTATCATGTTACGGTAACGATAAACAACCGCATGATCAGGGTTATGAGATTGTTTATCAGGATACAGGGTGGAAGTTTCTGGCTTCCCAATGTAAAATATGCAGAAGTGGAAGGAATTGACGAAGCAACTGGAAAACCGATTGTGGAACGGATAAGTGTGAAATAA
- a CDS encoding TldD/PmbA family protein: protein MRRRDFLYMTGVGLGASMIPNIPAFGKIISIEESLTPVDVALKKKMADIALNAAKSKGATYADVRIGRYLNQVVATRETRVENISNSESYGLGVRVIANGSWGFAATNNMDDASIAKAAETAVAIAKGNAKLMEEPVQLAPQKGFGEVSWKTPIEINAFEVPIAEKVDLLLKVNSEAMKGGAKYISSNLFMINEQKYFASTDGSYIDQDIHRIWPTFTLTKTDAASGKFETRNALSAPMGMGFEYLKPKDEEKIKGGPVTMYKKRYDILEDVREAAVHVDEKLKAKPIAPGKYDLILDPSHLFLTIHESVGHPTELDRVLGYEANYAGTSFLTLDKWESKKFNFGSKEVNIIADKLETGSLGAVGYDDEGVKCGKWDIIKDGILVNYQTIRDQAHILGLAASQGCCYADSWDSIQFQRMPNVSLAPGNAALSAADMVKNVEKGIYMFGRNSYSIDQQRYNFQFSAQLAYEIKEGKIVGMFKDAAYQANTQEFWNSCVQRCDKNDYRLGGTFSDGKGQPGQASAVSHGSATTRFNGVNVINTGRKLG from the coding sequence TTGAGAAGAAGAGATTTCCTATACATGACAGGTGTTGGCCTCGGTGCCAGCATGATACCCAACATCCCTGCCTTTGGCAAAATCATTTCTATTGAAGAATCTTTAACTCCTGTTGATGTTGCCTTAAAGAAAAAAATGGCCGATATTGCCCTCAACGCCGCAAAAAGTAAAGGTGCAACTTATGCCGATGTACGCATTGGCAGATACCTGAACCAGGTTGTGGCGACCAGGGAAACGCGGGTAGAAAACATCTCCAATTCCGAATCTTATGGTTTGGGCGTACGCGTAATTGCCAACGGAAGCTGGGGCTTTGCCGCCACCAATAATATGGATGATGCCAGCATTGCCAAAGCTGCAGAAACTGCCGTAGCCATTGCAAAAGGAAATGCCAAACTGATGGAAGAACCTGTTCAATTAGCTCCTCAAAAGGGTTTTGGCGAGGTAAGCTGGAAAACACCAATCGAAATTAATGCTTTTGAAGTACCCATTGCAGAAAAAGTAGATCTTCTTTTAAAAGTAAACAGCGAAGCCATGAAAGGTGGCGCTAAGTACATCAGTTCTAACCTCTTCATGATCAATGAGCAGAAATATTTTGCTTCAACCGATGGTTCTTATATCGATCAGGATATCCACCGGATATGGCCAACTTTTACGCTGACCAAAACCGATGCGGCAAGTGGTAAATTCGAAACCAGAAATGCCTTAAGCGCACCAATGGGTATGGGTTTTGAATACCTTAAACCTAAAGACGAAGAAAAAATTAAAGGCGGTCCGGTTACGATGTACAAAAAGCGTTACGACATCCTCGAAGATGTACGTGAAGCCGCCGTACATGTAGACGAAAAATTAAAAGCAAAACCTATTGCTCCTGGCAAATACGACCTCATATTGGATCCTTCGCATTTATTTTTAACCATACACGAATCAGTTGGTCACCCTACCGAGCTCGACCGTGTTTTGGGTTACGAAGCCAATTATGCCGGCACGAGTTTTTTAACACTGGACAAATGGGAATCGAAAAAATTCAACTTTGGCAGTAAAGAGGTTAATATTATTGCTGATAAACTGGAAACAGGCTCATTAGGTGCTGTGGGTTATGATGATGAAGGCGTAAAATGTGGCAAATGGGATATTATTAAAGATGGAATTTTGGTGAATTACCAAACCATACGCGATCAGGCGCATATTTTGGGTTTGGCAGCATCGCAGGGTTGCTGTTATGCAGACAGTTGGGACAGTATTCAGTTTCAAAGAATGCCAAATGTTTCCTTAGCTCCCGGAAATGCGGCTTTGAGCGCAGCAGATATGGTTAAAAATGTAGAAAAAGGCATTTACATGTTCGGTCGGAATTCTTATTCCATCGATCAGCAGCGCTATAATTTCCAGTTCAGCGCACAACTTGCTTATGAAATTAAGGAAGGAAAAATTGTAGGCATGTTTAAAGACGCTGCTTATCAGGCCAATACACAAGAATTCTGGAACTCCTGTGTGCAGCGCTGCGATAAAAATGACTATCGGTTGGGCGGAACATTCTCAGATGGAAAAGGTCAGCCCGGACAGGCAAGTGCCGTTTCGCATGGCAGCGCCACCACCCGTTTTAATGGCGTTAATGTTATTAATACAGGGAGGAAGTTGGGCTAA